A single Verrucomicrobiia bacterium DNA region contains:
- a CDS encoding glutamine synthetase family protein: MNLNQLLAKIKTGEIDTVIVAFPDVFGRLVGKRCTGEFFRQHARQGTHGCSYLFTVNLEMDPLDGFQLANWDKGYGDFEIRPDFATLRVLPWQPGTALAICDTLHADGQRVAEAPRSVLRAQIEALARRGWHAAAASELEFFLFNQTYEDAFAGDYQKLLPSSDYRIDYHTMQPTRDEPLLRAVRNAMTAARVPVESSKGEWGRGQHEINFVYDEPLAMADMHVLFKQGLKEMAAQQGKAVSFMAKPWHSEVGSSCHIHISLWRGGRNLFADAKTGGTKCFRQFLGGLMKYAPELSYLFAPTINSYKRYQSASWAPTRMAWSRDNRTVGFRVVGHGNSFRIENRMPGADANPYLTFAAMMAAGLAGVDEALDCGDEYVGNAYADKKLKALPTSLREAADLLDRSKLARRAFGDAVVDFYVHTARLEVQAFETSVTDWERRRYFEQI, translated from the coding sequence ATGAATTTGAACCAGTTGTTGGCCAAGATAAAAACCGGCGAGATTGATACGGTCATTGTGGCGTTCCCCGACGTCTTTGGCCGATTGGTGGGCAAGCGTTGCACGGGCGAATTTTTCCGCCAGCACGCGCGACAGGGCACCCACGGTTGCAGTTACCTGTTCACCGTGAACCTGGAAATGGATCCGCTGGATGGCTTTCAACTGGCCAACTGGGACAAGGGTTATGGCGATTTTGAAATTCGCCCCGATTTCGCCACGCTGCGGGTGTTGCCCTGGCAACCGGGCACGGCGCTGGCCATTTGTGATACGCTCCACGCAGACGGGCAACGGGTGGCGGAGGCGCCGCGCTCCGTTTTGCGCGCGCAAATCGAGGCGCTGGCCCGCCGCGGTTGGCACGCCGCCGCCGCCAGTGAGTTGGAGTTTTTCCTCTTTAACCAGACGTACGAGGACGCTTTTGCCGGTGATTATCAGAAGCTGTTGCCCTCGAGCGATTACCGGATTGATTACCACACGATGCAGCCCACGCGGGACGAACCGCTGTTGCGCGCGGTGCGCAACGCCATGACCGCCGCGCGGGTGCCGGTGGAATCGAGCAAGGGCGAGTGGGGTCGCGGCCAGCATGAAATCAACTTCGTGTATGACGAACCATTGGCGATGGCCGACATGCACGTGTTATTCAAACAGGGATTGAAGGAGATGGCGGCGCAACAGGGCAAGGCGGTTTCGTTCATGGCCAAACCCTGGCATTCCGAAGTGGGCAGCAGTTGTCACATCCACATCAGTCTGTGGCGTGGGGGGCGGAATTTATTCGCGGACGCGAAAACCGGCGGCACGAAATGCTTCCGCCAGTTCCTCGGCGGTTTGATGAAATACGCACCGGAGCTGAGTTATCTGTTCGCGCCCACCATCAATTCCTACAAACGCTATCAGTCCGCCAGTTGGGCGCCCACGCGGATGGCCTGGTCGCGCGACAACCGCACGGTTGGTTTCCGTGTGGTGGGGCACGGCAACTCGTTCCGCATTGAAAACCGGATGCCCGGCGCGGATGCCAATCCGTATCTGACGTTTGCCGCGATGATGGCGGCGGGATTGGCGGGCGTGGATGAAGCATTGGATTGCGGCGACGAATATGTCGGCAACGCCTATGCAGATAAAAAATTGAAGGCGCTGCCCACTTCCTTGCGCGAGGCGGCGGATTTACTTGATCGCAGCAAACTGGCCCGCCGGGCTTTCGGTGATGCAGTGGTGGATTTTTATGTCCATACCGCGCGGTTGGAAGTTCAGGCGTTTGAAACTTCGGTGACGGATTGGGAGCGCCGCCGTTACTTTGAACAAATCTAA
- a CDS encoding aldehyde dehydrogenase family protein: protein MKYPTQLFVDGAYRDSQSGRRSQLINPATENVLCEVAAANAAEAGAAVESAHRAWKNGWRDLAPGKRAAMLFAVAHRLREHLEEIAQLEMQQIGKPISDARDEAGLGARVFEYYAGAISRFGGETLPVARGGFDFTLRQPLGVVAAIVPWNFPFPIACWKAAPALAAGNCVVLKPASISPLTALKLGELAHAAGLPPGVLQIVPGPGGAIGEALITHPQVRKVSLTGSTEVGRRAMELAARDFKRVSLELGGKSPNIVFADADWQLAADTSPLSVFANTGQDCCARSRVFIERPIYEQFVERFVAATKKLVVGDPTQPETQLGPLASANQRATVEEFLADARKRGAKFACGGGRPQSRGFYLEPTVLLEVGLTDRCWREEIFGPVVCLTPFDDEAAMLEAVNDSPFGLSGSIWTNDLRRALRVARRVESGVLSINSHSSVHVEAPFGGYKQSGIGRDLGMTALEGYTELKNVYVAE from the coding sequence ATGAAGTATCCCACGCAACTTTTTGTGGACGGCGCTTATCGGGACTCCCAATCGGGACGACGTTCGCAACTGATCAATCCCGCGACTGAAAATGTTTTGTGCGAAGTCGCGGCGGCGAACGCAGCCGAAGCCGGCGCCGCGGTGGAATCGGCCCATCGCGCCTGGAAAAACGGCTGGCGCGATCTCGCTCCCGGCAAACGTGCGGCCATGCTGTTTGCCGTCGCGCACCGACTCCGCGAGCACCTCGAGGAAATCGCCCAACTCGAAATGCAGCAGATCGGCAAGCCCATCAGTGACGCGCGCGACGAAGCGGGTTTGGGCGCGCGCGTGTTTGAGTATTACGCCGGAGCGATCTCACGCTTCGGCGGCGAGACGTTGCCCGTGGCCCGCGGCGGTTTTGATTTTACCTTGCGACAACCCCTGGGCGTGGTCGCGGCCATTGTGCCGTGGAATTTTCCGTTCCCCATTGCGTGTTGGAAAGCGGCCCCGGCGCTCGCGGCGGGGAATTGTGTCGTGCTCAAACCCGCCTCCATCTCGCCGTTGACCGCGCTTAAACTGGGCGAGCTGGCGCACGCAGCCGGTTTGCCGCCGGGCGTTTTACAAATCGTGCCCGGACCGGGCGGCGCCATTGGTGAAGCGCTCATTACGCATCCACAGGTGCGTAAAGTTTCGCTCACCGGCTCGACTGAAGTCGGGCGGCGCGCGATGGAACTGGCGGCGCGTGATTTCAAACGAGTCTCACTGGAACTGGGCGGTAAATCGCCCAACATCGTCTTTGCCGATGCGGACTGGCAACTGGCTGCGGACACCTCGCCGTTAAGCGTGTTTGCCAATACGGGACAGGATTGTTGCGCTCGCAGCCGGGTTTTTATTGAGCGTCCAATTTACGAGCAGTTTGTCGAACGCTTCGTGGCGGCGACAAAAAAACTCGTCGTCGGCGATCCCACCCAACCGGAAACACAGTTGGGGCCGCTGGCTTCGGCGAACCAACGCGCAACGGTTGAGGAATTTTTGGCCGACGCGCGGAAGCGCGGCGCCAAATTTGCGTGCGGCGGCGGACGTCCGCAGTCCCGGGGATTTTACCTCGAACCAACGGTGCTCCTGGAAGTGGGGTTGACCGATCGCTGTTGGCGCGAGGAAATCTTCGGTCCGGTCGTTTGTCTCACGCCGTTTGACGACGAAGCGGCCATGCTGGAAGCGGTGAACGATTCACCGTTCGGCTTGAGCGGCTCGATCTGGACGAACGACCTGCGCCGGGCGTTGCGGGTGGCGCGACGGGTCGAGAGCGGCGTGTTGAGCATCAATTCGCACAGCAGCGTTCACGTCGAAGCGCCGTTCGGCGGCTACAAGCAAAGCGGCATCGGGCGCGACCTCGGGATGACGGCGCTCGAAGGTTATACGGAGTTGAAAAATGTTTACGTGGCGGAATAA
- a CDS encoding iron-containing alcohol dehydrogenase: MNITTFSFPTPTLFGAGAVAGLRARAERLGMNRPLVVTDPGLVNTPAFQALTQALGADRKDQDWFVFSGVHPNPVEQDVRDAAAAFRAHQCDGVIAIGGGSPLDVGKAARLLVKRPGFELSRFYDEPDWSNLVPCVAIPTTAGTGSEVGRSSVVTLDSTHRKAVLFHAELLAKLVILDPQLTVGLPPKLTAATGADALTHCIESFTCPQFHPMCDGIALEGIRLIVEALPRAYHHGDDLEARGHMLVAAAMGAVAFQKDLGVVHSLAHPLSSVCGLHHGLANALCLVAGMKFCAARKSGIYRRVGLACGLEVLKVAAAEADQQTIQFIADFLKRIGLNTRLSDHGVKREHLDALVTQAVADPCHKTNVVPVTADDFRQLYLEVL, from the coding sequence ATGAACATCACGACTTTCTCGTTTCCCACTCCAACACTTTTTGGCGCCGGCGCCGTGGCGGGGTTGCGCGCGCGCGCCGAACGGTTGGGAATGAACCGTCCCTTGGTGGTCACCGATCCCGGTTTGGTGAACACCCCCGCTTTTCAAGCGCTCACCCAGGCGTTGGGCGCGGATCGGAAGGACCAGGATTGGTTTGTGTTTTCGGGCGTGCATCCTAATCCAGTGGAGCAGGACGTCCGCGATGCGGCGGCGGCTTTTCGGGCGCACCAATGCGACGGCGTCATTGCCATCGGCGGCGGCAGTCCGCTGGACGTTGGCAAGGCCGCGCGGCTGCTGGTGAAACGTCCGGGATTCGAGCTGTCGCGATTTTACGACGAGCCGGATTGGTCCAATCTGGTTCCGTGCGTGGCCATTCCCACCACGGCGGGCACGGGTAGTGAAGTGGGGCGCAGTTCCGTGGTCACGCTTGATTCCACTCATCGCAAGGCGGTGCTGTTCCATGCCGAACTGCTGGCCAAGCTGGTCATTTTGGACCCGCAACTCACCGTCGGTTTGCCTCCCAAGTTGACGGCGGCGACCGGTGCGGACGCGCTGACGCACTGCATCGAAAGTTTCACCTGCCCACAATTTCACCCGATGTGCGACGGCATTGCGCTGGAGGGAATCCGGCTCATTGTGGAAGCGTTGCCGCGCGCTTATCACCACGGCGACGATCTCGAAGCGCGCGGGCACATGCTCGTCGCGGCGGCAATGGGCGCGGTGGCCTTTCAGAAAGATTTGGGCGTGGTCCACTCGCTGGCGCATCCGCTCTCGTCGGTTTGCGGATTGCACCACGGTCTGGCCAATGCGCTTTGTCTGGTGGCCGGCATGAAATTCTGTGCCGCGCGCAAATCTGGAATTTACCGTCGCGTGGGACTGGCCTGCGGTTTGGAGGTGTTGAAAGTCGCCGCTGCGGAAGCGGACCAGCAAACCATCCAGTTCATCGCCGATTTTCTGAAGCGCATCGGATTGAACACCCGGTTGAGCGACCATGGCGTCAAACGCGAACACCTCGACGCCCTGGTGACTCAAGCGGTGGCCGATCCCTGCCACAAAACCAACGTCGTACCGGTGACGGCCGACGATTTCCGGCAGCTTTATCTTGAAGTGTTATGA
- a CDS encoding haloacid dehalogenase-like hydrolase, protein MTAKKITKPRRATASPAAGAVVPWERGGRAAVWKVIQRGAGKNLPVVFDFDNTITRHDLGEATLACLVHSGRLTPKTLPKGISPAFRADGKPRRDLNSFPSLVDYYLALLHPTTHGPADPRPYATSYTWALEVMSGMRVAEVVAATRKVLALSRAKKQTAIRVTPKGTPIPIPRFHPEVVELLAELIRHAYDVWIVSASNVWTVRTAVLEALNPLLRARGAGGGIRADQVIGVSCLLADTKDRLYKDSLLVRENPEYAQLQTQALNQFKLTNRLAYPLPTYSGKVACILDAIGRRPYLGAGDSHGDRAMLAICDHQLWVSRDSAAPEQVAVRLVRSEFENGWPLNYLRETIAITSAPKASKRSVKTS, encoded by the coding sequence ATGACTGCCAAAAAAATTACCAAACCCCGCCGGGCAACAGCTTCGCCAGCCGCCGGAGCAGTAGTTCCGTGGGAACGCGGTGGGCGCGCGGCGGTGTGGAAAGTCATCCAACGCGGCGCGGGAAAAAATCTGCCCGTGGTGTTCGATTTCGATAACACCATTACCCGACACGATCTCGGCGAAGCGACACTGGCCTGCCTGGTTCATTCGGGACGATTGACGCCCAAAACGCTACCGAAGGGAATTTCACCCGCATTCCGCGCGGACGGCAAACCTCGACGCGACCTGAATTCCTTTCCGAGTTTGGTGGATTATTACCTGGCGCTGTTGCACCCGACCACGCATGGCCCCGCTGACCCGCGTCCGTATGCCACCAGTTACACCTGGGCACTGGAAGTCATGAGCGGGATGCGCGTGGCGGAGGTCGTGGCCGCAACGCGAAAAGTGTTGGCGCTGTCTCGAGCGAAAAAGCAAACGGCCATTCGCGTCACGCCGAAAGGCACGCCCATTCCAATTCCACGTTTTCACCCGGAAGTCGTGGAGCTGTTGGCGGAATTAATTCGGCACGCCTACGATGTCTGGATTGTCTCCGCCAGCAACGTATGGACGGTGCGCACCGCCGTGCTGGAGGCGTTGAATCCACTGCTGCGAGCGCGCGGCGCCGGCGGAGGCATCCGGGCCGATCAGGTCATCGGCGTTTCCTGTTTGCTAGCCGATACCAAAGATCGCCTCTACAAGGACTCGCTGCTGGTGCGCGAGAATCCCGAATACGCGCAACTGCAAACCCAGGCGCTCAACCAATTCAAACTCACCAACCGCCTTGCGTATCCGCTGCCAACTTACTCCGGCAAGGTGGCGTGCATTCTGGACGCCATCGGACGCCGGCCTTACCTCGGCGCCGGCGATAGTCATGGCGATCGAGCCATGCTGGCGATTTGCGACCATCAGTTGTGGGTCTCGCGAGATTCCGCCGCGCCCGAACAAGTGGCGGTACGACTCGTCCGCTCCGAATTCGAAAATGGCTGGCCACTGAATTATTTGCGCGAAACGATCGCGATAACCTCCGCGCCCAAAGCTTCCAAGCGATCTGTGAAAACGAGTTAA
- a CDS encoding response regulator transcription factor, with amino-acid sequence MRKPKRASSLKLTLASPDVECVASVVQRKYLADLRPAVADELSARIKYGRHYAFFPLGTRRRKAAESKAEAIRHAIAVSGWKEATPRFIREFTLAIFWLPNPLTCTYATLFTALAQPSLIRKPGGQSARLIFYEPEASVRWGMLEWLNLLPDFECVGAHDSVNDFLKDVKRARPELVLFHNPPCATGSDLLKERLANECPEQVGFPFGIYRDSEHAWYSVTGVDGGYYYRRRPPAQLFEPISGLWPDGKPERELVESRIRHHMRTLFGLRAASEEVFPRLTNRERDVLMGLRQGHTDKSLAALLGISSWTVHTHMKSLFDKLGVHTRAEAVAKFFQK; translated from the coding sequence ATGCGTAAACCCAAACGCGCCTCAAGTTTGAAGCTCACGCTCGCGTCGCCCGATGTCGAATGCGTCGCCTCCGTTGTGCAACGCAAATATCTGGCCGACCTCCGCCCGGCGGTCGCTGACGAGTTATCGGCGCGAATTAAGTATGGGCGGCATTACGCGTTCTTTCCCTTGGGCACGAGACGGCGGAAGGCGGCGGAGTCGAAAGCGGAAGCCATCCGTCACGCCATCGCGGTATCTGGCTGGAAGGAGGCAACGCCGCGATTCATCCGTGAATTTACCCTGGCGATTTTCTGGTTGCCGAACCCATTGACCTGCACTTACGCCACGCTGTTTACGGCCTTGGCGCAGCCTTCATTGATTCGAAAGCCCGGCGGTCAGTCAGCGCGACTCATCTTCTACGAGCCGGAAGCTTCCGTGCGTTGGGGAATGTTGGAGTGGCTCAACCTGCTCCCGGATTTCGAGTGCGTTGGCGCGCATGATTCCGTGAACGACTTTTTGAAAGATGTAAAGCGCGCCCGCCCCGAGTTGGTGTTGTTTCACAATCCGCCCTGCGCCACGGGCAGCGATTTGCTCAAGGAACGGCTGGCCAATGAATGTCCGGAGCAGGTTGGTTTTCCGTTCGGGATTTATCGAGACAGTGAACACGCCTGGTATTCGGTGACCGGGGTGGATGGCGGTTATTATTACCGACGTCGCCCACCGGCGCAGTTGTTCGAGCCGATTTCTGGCTTATGGCCGGACGGGAAGCCGGAACGCGAACTCGTCGAGTCGCGGATCCGTCATCACATGCGGACGTTGTTTGGGCTGCGGGCCGCGTCGGAGGAGGTTTTTCCCAGGTTAACGAATCGCGAGCGCGATGTGTTGATGGGGTTGCGCCAAGGGCATACGGATAAAAGCCTGGCCGCCTTGCTGGGGATTAGTTCGTGGACCGTGCATACGCACATGAAGAGCCTCTTTGATAAGCTCGGTGTTCACACCCGCGCCGAGGCCGTGGCGAAATTTTTTCAGAAGTAG
- a CDS encoding D-cysteine desulfhydrase family protein codes for MNLESLPRVRLAQLPTPITRLERLSRKLNGPHLWIKRDDQTGLAFGGNKTRKLEFLVGEALAQGADTLVTLGAGQSNHCRQTAAAAAATGLRCELLLNGQPPEWPNGNLLLDELLGAQVHWIERAQRAEKLRELEARRRKEGRKPYLIPVGGSNGLGAVGYVIAMLELQEQLRALSQRMDHLVFASSSGGTQAGMALGARLAGYTGRVTGISIDRNDPGQFEFEDEIAHLANAGAKRLDSAARLTREDVEVIYGYRGAGYGIMGELEREAIRLLAREEGILLDPVYARRAFGALLDLIRQGRFKRDESVLFWHTGGAPALFAYARELSGTT; via the coding sequence ATGAATCTTGAATCACTGCCACGCGTCCGACTCGCCCAATTACCAACGCCGATCACCCGTCTGGAGCGTTTGTCGCGGAAGTTGAACGGTCCGCATCTATGGATCAAACGGGATGATCAAACCGGCCTGGCGTTCGGTGGCAACAAAACCCGAAAATTGGAGTTCCTGGTCGGTGAGGCGCTGGCTCAGGGTGCGGACACCTTGGTGACGTTGGGGGCGGGGCAATCCAATCACTGCCGCCAAACCGCCGCCGCGGCGGCAGCGACCGGTCTGCGCTGTGAATTGTTGCTGAACGGTCAGCCGCCGGAATGGCCGAATGGGAACCTGTTGCTCGATGAATTATTGGGCGCCCAGGTGCATTGGATCGAACGCGCGCAACGGGCGGAGAAATTGCGTGAGTTGGAGGCCAGACGCCGCAAGGAGGGCCGCAAACCATACCTGATTCCCGTTGGCGGTTCGAACGGACTCGGCGCCGTGGGCTACGTGATCGCCATGCTGGAGTTGCAGGAGCAATTGCGCGCCCTGAGCCAACGGATGGATCATTTGGTGTTTGCCTCGAGTTCGGGAGGGACGCAAGCGGGGATGGCATTGGGAGCGCGACTGGCAGGATACACCGGGCGCGTGACCGGAATTTCAATTGATCGGAATGATCCGGGGCAATTCGAGTTCGAGGACGAAATCGCGCACCTAGCCAATGCGGGCGCGAAGCGATTGGATTCAGCCGCGCGGTTGACGCGGGAAGACGTGGAAGTGATTTACGGCTACCGAGGCGCGGGCTACGGAATCATGGGTGAATTGGAACGGGAGGCGATCCGCCTGCTGGCTCGGGAGGAAGGTATTTTGTTGGATCCGGTTTACGCGAGACGGGCGTTTGGGGCGTTGTTGGATCTGATTCGACAAGGTCGGTTCAAGCGCGACGAATCGGTTTTATTCTGGCACACCGGCGGAGCGCCGGCGCTGTTCGCTTATGCCCGCGAATTATCGGGCACAACGTGA
- a CDS encoding NADH-quinone oxidoreductase subunit N — MSYLELLKLAAPETIVVLTALAVLVVDLTSMRGLESRLRFIVSGLLTTVGCAAALAWMFVMPVQANALEGMLVVNQLTQIVKGCLLGLVVATVLISVEARFTAHPAEFLTLLLFSTVGMMFLVSAEDLLMIFVALELVSLPLYVLAGFNSQSRYSAEAALKYFLFGATAAAFLLFGLSLIYGVTGATELTAIAHALGGHGPEPLLLVALAMLVIGFGFKLAIVPLHLWVPDTYQGAPAPSAAFIASGSKLACFFIFAKIMMIAFAGERIAGSADGRALVGGWVSLLAVVATLSMVLGNLAALAQSSVRRLLGYSAIAHAGYLLLGVLAQDGAALAAVVYYAATYGLATIGAFGVVDLVERQTGDDSMSSWLGFSRRAPIAALAMMVFLFSLAGIPPLAGFFGKFYLFAAVLQTGADHLGLLWLVVLAVIMSVVSFYYYVKVLKWIYLPPPADAPASGDAANVSRLAQIILLLLALAIVALGCFPDLLVGPLQAGL; from the coding sequence GTGAGCTACCTCGAGTTGCTCAAACTGGCCGCACCGGAAACGATCGTCGTGTTGACGGCCCTGGCGGTGCTGGTGGTGGACCTCACTTCCATGCGCGGACTCGAGTCGCGTCTGCGTTTCATCGTGAGCGGGCTGTTGACGACGGTGGGTTGCGCGGCGGCCCTGGCCTGGATGTTCGTGATGCCGGTGCAGGCGAACGCGCTCGAAGGTATGTTGGTCGTTAATCAACTGACGCAAATCGTCAAGGGCTGCCTGCTCGGATTGGTGGTGGCGACGGTATTGATTTCAGTGGAAGCCAGATTTACTGCTCACCCGGCCGAATTTCTGACGCTGCTGCTGTTCTCCACGGTGGGCATGATGTTTCTGGTGAGCGCGGAAGATTTGCTCATGATTTTTGTGGCGCTCGAATTGGTCAGCCTGCCGCTCTACGTGCTGGCGGGATTCAACTCGCAGAGCCGCTACTCGGCCGAGGCGGCTTTGAAATACTTTTTATTTGGCGCCACTGCCGCCGCGTTTTTGCTCTTTGGCTTGAGTCTGATTTATGGCGTTACCGGCGCGACGGAGCTGACGGCCATCGCCCACGCGCTCGGCGGTCACGGGCCAGAACCGCTGCTCCTGGTGGCGCTGGCGATGTTGGTGATTGGCTTTGGGTTCAAACTGGCCATCGTGCCGCTGCACCTCTGGGTGCCGGATACGTATCAGGGCGCGCCCGCGCCCAGCGCGGCGTTTATCGCTTCCGGTTCGAAACTGGCCTGCTTTTTCATCTTTGCCAAAATCATGATGATTGCGTTTGCCGGCGAACGAATCGCGGGCAGCGCGGATGGGCGCGCTTTGGTGGGCGGCTGGGTTTCGTTGTTGGCAGTGGTGGCGACGCTTTCGATGGTGCTGGGCAATCTGGCGGCGTTGGCGCAAAGCAGCGTGAGGCGTTTGCTGGGTTACTCAGCCATTGCCCATGCGGGCTATTTGTTGTTGGGCGTGCTGGCGCAGGACGGAGCGGCGCTGGCGGCAGTGGTTTATTACGCGGCGACTTATGGTCTGGCAACCATTGGCGCGTTCGGCGTCGTTGACCTGGTTGAGAGGCAAACGGGAGATGATTCCATGTCGAGCTGGCTTGGGTTCAGTCGGCGCGCTCCGATCGCAGCGTTGGCCATGATGGTTTTCCTGTTCTCGCTGGCGGGCATTCCGCCGCTGGCTGGTTTCTTCGGAAAGTTCTATTTGTTTGCCGCCGTGCTGCAAACAGGCGCTGACCATCTGGGCTTACTTTGGTTGGTCGTGCTGGCGGTAATCATGAGCGTGGTTTCCTTCTACTACTACGTGAAGGTGTTGAAGTGGATTTATCTGCCGCCGCCAGCGGACGCTCCCGCATCCGGCGACGCGGCGAATGTATCCCGGTTGGCTCAAATTATTCTGCTGCTGCTGGCGCTGGCAATTGTTGCGCTGGGTTGCTTCCCAGATTTGCTGGTAGGACCTTTGCAAGCGGGCTTGTAA